TTTTGAAGACATCATCAAGGTCTCAACAACCGGACCAATTGTAATTCCATAATAAGTCATTATCTTTTACCCCTTTTTACATTTTGATAGTCTGGATTCATTTTGGGAATTAGGTATTTCAAAATTCCCCAGAGACGAGAATAGCTAAATTCTTTTTCGCTCGGCAACATCAACTGGTGGTTTTCATCTCCTTTGAAATGAAAGTTAACTTTTTTATCTTCTGCAAAGGTTGTCAATTCTTTAACAGATTCAATATCCAACAGACAGTGAATTCTACGAATCTTACCGTTAAACCGATTACCTAAATAATACTTGACTGGATTTGGAATTCGGGAAATCCCTTCACCCTCAATCTCATAGCCACCTACACTTGTCGACAGCCCCAGAATACCTCTAACGTAGCGGATGACAGATAGGTCACCTGGATTTTCTAAATGTTTTTCTCGCTTGATCTGATCAAAAAGTGGATAATTCTTAAGGGTCTTTATAACCGTATCAATATTCTCTTCCTTGCGCAAAATTTGTGACTTCCCTTTCAAAATATCTGGTCGTTCAATCACATCCAGTAAGACCGTTTTTATATTTTTATTGATATTGCTGATAATTTGAGGGGTCACTTCTTTAGCGTCATTCATCCCAATATTTACAAAGCTGACCTCTCTTCCAATCCGACTAAATCCTAATTTTAGTACATCTTCTCTTCTGAGCTTGGACCTTGGTTCCTTCACGATAAACTGTCCATAATATTTCCCCTTACGATAACCAAAAAATGAAATCGCAATAAAATACTCAAAATTTTCATGGATCAAGCTCGCTAGTGTGGCATGGGGAGTCAAAAAATGAACGACCGGCTCGGTCTTTAGTAGAACAAATTTTTCCTGCTTTGTCTTATTATCCCTAAAGAAAAATTCGCTCCTATCATACTGTACAATCTTATTCGAATAAGGATGGTCAACCTCTATCCGCACCTGATAATCAAAATGAAGATAGTCATCTTGATTACCTACCTCTCTTTGACCAGCATCGTCAGACTCATTGGAGTCTAAGATTAAATCTGAAAAATCCTCCATTTTTTTCGAGCGCTTCAAATAGGCTGTCAAATACCTGTCAAACATCGGTTTCAACTCACTAGCACGAATCGTCGCACTTGTCGCATCTTCAATCTGAAAATGAACCATTTCAGATAAAGCTTCTAACTTATAGACTAGTTTATACATCTTCTTCCTCCATTTTAAACATTCCAAAGCCTTGGGCATTTTTTTCACCAAGACCCATATCATAGACCATTTCCATTGCTTGAGGACTGGCGACTAAATAGAATTTTCCAGTATAACCCTTCAAATAAGTATTCTTATAACGCACAGAAACCGACTGTATGGATTCTGGAGTAGCTGAGAGCGCAAACTCCCCCACATACTCCTTACCATAATAATGCAAATACTTTCTTTTTAAATTGTTATAAACAGCTAGGGTAAAATCTACTGTGTTTGGTTTAAAAAAAGTTACTTTCTTTGTGGCTGGGTCTGTTCTTCGAACCAGGATCGGAGAGAGAGTCTCAATCCAATGTCCTTCTGAATAGGTCGGCAACAGGCGAATTTGGCAGGCATACTCTTCACCATAAATTTGTATCCCCCTCATCAGTTTTTTTACTACTTCATATCCCAAGACATCATCTCTAAAGGATACATAAAAATATAGTTTTCTAAATAGCAAGGTTCCCTTTTTATCGTCTTTCGAAGCATCCCCAAACAGCTGACTAAAGGTAAACAAAGGGAGATTTCTGACACCTTTGGCCTGATAATGAGCCTTATCAGCCACAGCGCGTGGCATGGCATGATAGAGAATCCCTTGGATAAGCTGCTGATAATGTATCGGAAGCACCAAACTATTTCCATTTAAATCTACATCCACTCTAAATCGCATATTACCTCCCTCTATTTGAGTACTAATACCTTTATTATATCAGTTATAGACAACTACTTCAA
The nucleotide sequence above comes from Streptococcus sp. 29887. Encoded proteins:
- the cas6 gene encoding CRISPR-associated endoribonuclease Cas6, which codes for MRFRVDVDLNGNSLVLPIHYQQLIQGILYHAMPRAVADKAHYQAKGVRNLPLFTFSQLFGDASKDDKKGTLLFRKLYFYVSFRDDVLGYEVVKKLMRGIQIYGEEYACQIRLLPTYSEGHWIETLSPILVRRTDPATKKVTFFKPNTVDFTLAVYNNLKRKYLHYYGKEYVGEFALSATPESIQSVSVRYKNTYLKGYTGKFYLVASPQAMEMVYDMGLGEKNAQGFGMFKMEEEDV